Proteins from a genomic interval of Niabella soli DSM 19437:
- a CDS encoding acyltransferase family protein, with protein sequence MQNIVFNDTKKHYEILDGLRGVAALLVILMHVFEVFANGDHSKLIINHGYLAVDFFFMLSGFVIAHAYDDRWNKMTLKGFFKRRLIRLHPLILVGTTIGALLFYFQKSSMFPNIAGTGPGMFLLTIIAGYLMLPMPVSMDIRGWTETYPLDGPAWSLFFEYLANILYAIIIRRFSTKVLAVLVFIAAIILLQFALTSPTGDLVGGWALNEEQLRIGFTRLLFPFLAGLLLSRIIKIKKIAYGFLFSSLMLIVVLAMPRISANGPLWQNGLYEALSIILVFPLIVYIGACGTIKNATAKRFCSFLGDISYPLYITHYPLIYLSTAWVTNHKVPLSEAFPLCILIVFIAIGIAYLSLKYYDIPVRRWLSDRYMKTRK encoded by the coding sequence ATGCAAAACATTGTATTTAACGACACAAAAAAACACTACGAAATTTTAGACGGGTTAAGAGGCGTGGCAGCCCTGCTGGTAATATTGATGCACGTATTTGAAGTGTTTGCCAACGGCGATCACAGTAAACTGATCATTAATCACGGTTACCTGGCGGTGGACTTCTTTTTTATGCTTTCGGGTTTTGTAATTGCGCACGCTTACGACGACCGGTGGAATAAAATGACCTTGAAAGGCTTTTTTAAAAGACGCCTGATCAGGCTTCATCCGTTGATCCTGGTGGGTACGACTATCGGCGCTTTACTTTTTTATTTCCAAAAATCTTCTATGTTTCCCAATATTGCCGGAACAGGCCCGGGAATGTTTTTGCTCACCATAATTGCAGGATATCTTATGTTGCCGATGCCTGTTTCTATGGACATCAGGGGCTGGACGGAAACTTATCCGTTAGATGGCCCGGCCTGGTCTTTGTTTTTTGAATATCTGGCGAATATTTTATATGCTATTATTATCCGGAGGTTTTCTACAAAAGTGCTTGCTGTACTAGTGTTTATTGCTGCAATTATTTTGCTCCAGTTTGCCCTTACCAGCCCCACAGGCGATCTTGTCGGTGGATGGGCCTTAAATGAAGAGCAACTGCGCATTGGATTCACCCGGTTGCTGTTTCCTTTCCTGGCGGGATTGTTACTATCAAGAATTATCAAAATAAAAAAAATAGCGTACGGATTTTTGTTTAGTAGCCTTATGCTTATTGTAGTACTGGCTATGCCCAGAATAAGCGCCAACGGGCCACTGTGGCAGAACGGATTGTACGAAGCCCTGTCTATCATCCTGGTGTTTCCGCTTATCGTATATATTGGTGCCTGCGGAACAATAAAAAATGCTACCGCGAAACGGTTCTGTTCTTTTCTGGGGGATATTTCCTACCCTTTATATATTACACATTACCCGTTAATATATCTTTCCACCGCTTGGGTAACCAATCATAAAGTGCCCTTGTCCGAGGCCTTTCCCCTTTGCATCCTCATCGTCTTTATAGCTATTGGAATTGCTTATCTGAGTTTGAAATACTACGATATACCGGTGAGGAGATGGTTATCAGACCGGTATATGAAAACACGAAAATAA
- a CDS encoding metallophosphoesterase family protein, protein MKRQIKKNSIKEQTGTHDSFRFAQPFFTTLPPEKRPLIRGVGRRMTDYIATKLLPIPDPQRNPTMTLADIIGQQGTNEIITAGSIKFHAVGDTWNPNNIQQMAVTNAMTKDYSISAPQHSPAFFLHLGDVNYYNNTDSGYHEQFYVPYKTYPGKIIAIPGNHDGELFKYDGTSTGQKTTLEAFMRNFCQPAPGVPPAAGTIYREMPSQPGVYWHLDAPFVDIIGLYSNIAENPGYIADNAIVGQKQKNWLQQALTTIQQQRTKNARKALVIVTHHPPYSNGGHSGSAQMLAGIDDACTKAGIMPDAVLAGHSHNYQRYTRTISFNKKSLQIPFIVAGTGGRNADPVTKPSKKKTGGVSFDQSLSGYGYLLVTASPQFLSFNFYQVKTNTVLYDSVKVNLTTNKLV, encoded by the coding sequence ATGAAAAGACAAATTAAAAAAAACTCGATCAAAGAGCAAACAGGTACCCACGATTCTTTTCGGTTTGCGCAACCTTTTTTCACAACCCTTCCCCCGGAAAAACGGCCCCTGATCAGGGGAGTAGGCAGGAGGATGACCGACTATATTGCCACAAAATTACTCCCGATACCCGACCCTCAAAGAAACCCCACTATGACGCTGGCTGACATAATCGGGCAGCAAGGCACTAATGAAATTATTACAGCGGGGTCAATAAAATTTCACGCTGTAGGAGATACCTGGAATCCGAATAATATTCAGCAGATGGCTGTGACGAACGCGATGACTAAAGATTATTCTATTTCGGCTCCGCAACATTCGCCTGCTTTTTTTCTCCATTTGGGAGATGTAAATTATTATAACAATACAGATAGCGGCTACCACGAACAATTTTATGTTCCGTATAAAACCTATCCGGGCAAAATAATTGCTATCCCGGGTAATCATGACGGGGAGCTATTCAAATACGATGGAACCAGCACGGGGCAAAAAACAACACTCGAAGCGTTTATGAGGAATTTTTGTCAACCTGCTCCGGGTGTGCCACCTGCGGCGGGCACGATCTACAGGGAAATGCCAAGTCAGCCGGGCGTTTACTGGCATTTGGATGCCCCGTTTGTTGATATCATCGGTCTCTATTCCAATATCGCTGAAAACCCGGGTTATATTGCAGATAATGCTATTGTTGGTCAAAAACAAAAAAACTGGTTGCAGCAGGCATTGACAACCATCCAGCAGCAACGCACAAAAAATGCAAGAAAAGCGTTGGTCATTGTTACACATCATCCGCCTTATAGTAATGGTGGTCATAGTGGAAGCGCACAAATGCTGGCGGGCATTGATGACGCTTGTACTAAAGCAGGTATCATGCCGGATGCTGTGCTGGCGGGCCATTCACACAATTATCAGCGCTACACGCGTACTATTTCCTTCAACAAAAAAAGCCTGCAGATACCGTTTATTGTTGCGGGTACCGGCGGGCGTAATGCTGATCCCGTCACAAAGCCATCGAAGAAAAAAACCGGTGGCGTTAGTTTTGATCAGTCCCTTTCCGGCTACGGTTATCTTTTGGTCACAGCATCGCCTCAATTCCTGAGTTTTAACTTTTACCAAGTGAAAACAAACACGGTGCTTTACGATTCAGTAAAAGTGAATCTTACGACCAATAAGTTGGTATAA
- a CDS encoding isocitrate lyase/PEP mutase family protein produces MVSQIQKQKAEQFLQWHQDEEILVLLNSWDTGSSKLIEACGYKAIATTSMGIAAALGYPDCQVLQLSELLNVITGIVKGVQVPVTVDIEAGYGNTLDEIIDSVTRIIATGIVGINIEDSIDLNPVLIDELEFCERIAAIRSLSDSLGIHLVINARTDSFYTSPGSPKEKLAESIRRGNMYREAGADCIFVQPVWEKETIATLVKEINAPVNILANPTIGAGLPPSVRELQDLGVARLSLGSSVMKATLALIKKIAIELSQQGTYAILSDALVPFSEAALAYKMATGLHK; encoded by the coding sequence ATGGTTTCACAGATTCAAAAACAAAAAGCGGAGCAGTTCCTGCAATGGCACCAGGATGAAGAGATATTAGTGCTGTTAAATTCATGGGATACCGGAAGCTCTAAATTAATAGAAGCCTGTGGTTATAAGGCCATAGCAACCACCAGTATGGGAATAGCGGCGGCGTTGGGCTATCCCGATTGCCAGGTGCTGCAATTGTCTGAACTACTTAACGTGATAACGGGAATTGTAAAAGGAGTGCAGGTTCCGGTAACGGTAGATATAGAAGCCGGATATGGAAATACGCTGGATGAAATAATTGATTCGGTCACCCGGATCATTGCCACCGGAATTGTTGGAATAAATATTGAAGACAGCATTGATTTAAACCCGGTACTAATTGATGAGCTGGAATTTTGTGAACGAATAGCGGCTATCCGTTCCTTATCCGATTCATTGGGCATTCATTTAGTGATCAATGCAAGAACTGATTCTTTTTATACTTCACCTGGCTCGCCGAAGGAAAAATTAGCGGAATCAATAAGGCGGGGGAATATGTATCGCGAAGCCGGGGCCGACTGCATCTTTGTGCAGCCCGTATGGGAAAAGGAAACGATCGCCACATTGGTTAAAGAAATTAATGCCCCGGTTAATATACTTGCTAACCCTACCATCGGGGCGGGGTTGCCTCCGTCCGTCCGGGAGCTTCAGGATCTGGGCGTAGCCCGGTTGAGCCTGGGCTCCAGCGTAATGAAAGCCACGCTGGCATTGATCAAAAAGATTGCTATTGAATTATCTCAACAAGGAACCTATGCTATTTTATCAGATGCGCTGGTACCGTTTTCTGAAGCAGCATTGGCCTATAAAATGGCGACAGGACTTCATAAATAA
- a CDS encoding Y-family DNA polymerase, with product MARFLSIWFPHLITDSMIRLRPQLRQQDFVLTAEQRGRRVIECASPTAIKKGIMPGMVAADARALLPELQLFNNKPGQEARLLTKLAHWCIRFTPVAAVDLPDGLLLDISGCAHLWGTEAAYLETILAKLKAAGYTARGAIADTVGAAWALARYGAEQWIAPPAAHWQDLLSLPPAALRLEAEVLERMKKLGFCTIGQLDAIPRPVLRRRFGQRLLYRMEQAAGLATEWIEPVTPPVPFQATLPSLEPIRTATGIALALDQLLDKLCLRLAKEEKGLRTALFKGYRIDGNLQQVSIGTNRPVRNKAHLLKLFEQKLDCIAPGLGIELFILEAPVVEHFPAQQEAFWKTLGGDEGIELTNLLDRIAGRMGAACIRRYLPAAHYWPERAQYQAASLTAKAAIGWKTDRPRPVQLLPLPEPISVTAPIPDYPPMLFRYKNEVHRIQKADGPERIEQEWWLEEGLVRDYYVVEDEKGARYWLFRSGRYEEGKPRWYLHGFFA from the coding sequence ATGGCTCGCTTTTTAAGTATATGGTTTCCCCATCTGATTACAGACAGCATGATACGGCTGCGCCCGCAATTACGGCAACAGGATTTTGTGCTGACCGCGGAGCAACGGGGCCGCAGGGTTATTGAATGTGCCAGCCCCACCGCAATAAAAAAAGGAATTATGCCGGGCATGGTAGCGGCGGATGCACGGGCCCTGCTGCCGGAGCTGCAACTCTTTAACAACAAACCCGGACAGGAAGCGCGTTTGCTGACAAAACTGGCGCACTGGTGCATACGGTTTACACCGGTGGCTGCTGTGGACCTCCCGGATGGCCTGCTGCTGGACATTAGCGGCTGCGCCCACCTTTGGGGAACCGAGGCGGCTTATCTGGAAACCATCCTTGCAAAATTGAAAGCCGCTGGCTATACCGCCCGCGGAGCGATTGCGGACACGGTAGGCGCCGCCTGGGCCCTGGCGCGGTATGGCGCCGAACAGTGGATAGCGCCTCCTGCCGCACATTGGCAGGACTTGTTATCCTTGCCGCCGGCAGCCTTACGACTGGAAGCGGAGGTCCTGGAGCGCATGAAAAAACTGGGGTTCTGCACCATTGGCCAGTTGGATGCGATTCCACGCCCCGTGCTGCGCCGGCGTTTTGGGCAACGATTACTGTACCGGATGGAACAGGCGGCAGGCCTCGCTACGGAATGGATCGAACCCGTAACCCCGCCGGTACCCTTTCAGGCAACGCTCCCCAGCCTGGAACCGATACGCACAGCAACAGGTATTGCCCTGGCATTGGATCAGTTGCTGGATAAACTATGCCTGCGCCTGGCAAAAGAAGAAAAAGGATTGCGCACCGCACTGTTCAAGGGATACCGGATTGATGGCAATCTGCAACAGGTAAGCATTGGTACCAATCGCCCGGTACGCAACAAAGCCCATTTGTTAAAACTGTTTGAGCAAAAACTGGATTGCATTGCCCCCGGTCTGGGCATAGAGTTATTTATATTGGAAGCGCCTGTGGTGGAGCACTTCCCGGCACAACAGGAGGCGTTCTGGAAAACCCTTGGAGGCGATGAAGGTATTGAGCTGACCAACCTGCTGGACCGGATTGCCGGACGCATGGGCGCTGCCTGTATCCGCCGTTATTTACCGGCAGCGCATTACTGGCCTGAACGCGCGCAATATCAGGCGGCTTCCTTAACCGCAAAAGCAGCTATCGGCTGGAAAACAGACCGCCCGCGCCCGGTGCAACTGTTGCCATTGCCCGAACCCATTAGCGTAACAGCGCCCATACCCGATTACCCGCCCATGCTGTTCCGGTATAAAAACGAGGTGCACAGAATACAAAAGGCCGACGGACCGGAGCGTATCGAGCAGGAATGGTGGCTGGAAGAGGGCCTGGTGCGGGATTATTATGTAGTAGAAGATGAAAAGGGTGCGCGGTACTGGCTGTTCCGTTCCGGCCGCTATGAAGAAGGAAAACCCCGATGGTACCTGCATGGATTCTTTGCGTGA
- a CDS encoding Crp/Fnr family transcriptional regulator — MDHFFSTVSQYTNLCAQSRQELARHLQKQTLPRGTVLVKPDTTCKHLYFIDSGLTRTYYLKDGKDITDWISDEHSFACSIISFITRKPDRRGIELLEDSVLYSLHCDVLDTLCARHHDIESLFRKLVSFGLIQLQQKFDDLHFTNALERYRHLMQTNPSFIRRVPLGMIASYLGITQETLSRMRAQR; from the coding sequence ATGGATCATTTCTTCTCAACGGTTTCTCAATACACAAACCTGTGTGCGCAAAGCAGGCAGGAGCTGGCCCGGCACCTTCAAAAGCAAACGTTGCCCAGGGGAACTGTCCTGGTGAAACCGGATACCACCTGCAAACACTTGTATTTTATCGACAGTGGCCTTACCCGGACTTATTACCTGAAAGACGGTAAGGATATAACCGACTGGATCAGTGATGAGCATTCCTTTGCCTGCTCCATCATCAGTTTTATAACACGCAAACCAGACCGGCGGGGGATTGAGTTGCTGGAAGATTCTGTTCTTTATTCGCTGCACTGCGATGTGCTGGATACGCTTTGTGCCCGGCATCATGATATTGAAAGCCTTTTCAGAAAGCTTGTATCATTTGGCCTGATACAGTTGCAGCAAAAATTTGACGACCTGCATTTTACCAATGCGCTGGAGCGTTACCGGCATTTAATGCAAACCAATCCTTCATTTATCCGGCGGGTGCCCCTGGGTATGATCGCTTCTTACCTGGGCATTACGCAGGAAACATTAAGCCGTATGCGCGCGCAACGCTGA
- a CDS encoding error-prone DNA polymerase — MHYTELQITTNFSFLRGGSHPEELVQYAAGLGYTTLAITDHNTLAGIVRAHAAARKIKDKDGNQKIHLIPACRLDLADGPSLLAYPTDIKAYGRLSALLTLGNLRTEKGKCILYKADVYSHAEGLLFIMIPPDALNAQFDFEATFIEVLNEYKKELGHRLYLAASFIYQGQDVKRMHRLHQLSLLYKVPLVAVNNVHYHSPARRELQDILTCIREKCTIQTAGYKLCQNAERYLKPEKELQRLFRHYPDAIAHTQEIVTACRFSLDELHYVYPEELTSEGRTPQQELEFLTWQGAREKFGTDIPEKIKAALNEELAFIKRKNYPSYFLTVYDLVRFARSKDILCQGRGSAANSVICYCLGITAVDPIQIKLLFARFMSDARDEPPDIDVDFEHERREEVMQYIYEKYGRHRAGIVATVTQVHWKGAVRDVGKAMGLSVDAVTHLSKSAYEFTEEWFAGKALSSDGFSAKDPHLLKTLELTQQYMGFPRQLGQHTGGFVITRGRLSDLCPVLNARMKNRTCIEWNKDDVEALGFLKVDVLALGMLTCIRKAFDLARQHYGLQLTLANIPQKDKKVYEMICHADTIGVFQIESRAQMSMLPRLKPENFYDLVIEVAIVRPGPIQGDMVHPYLRRREGLEKEVYPKEELREILGRTKGVPLFQEQAMEIAIVAAGFTPAEADGLRRSMATFKAQGQVSQWREKLVQGMVKRGYEEEFALRVFKQLEGFGSYGFPESHAASFALLVYVSAWIKCYYPDVFAAALLNSMPMGFYQPAQIVIDARKHGVPVLPVDVNYSAWDNTLEKQSKGFCAVRLGFRQVKGLKEDDCLSLLAQRKNGYTNIHHLHDAGMTQAALERLADADAFRSLGLDRRQALWEVTALADKPLGVFSGQASPGATEPVISLPELSLAAHVLQDYNSTTLSLKAHPVSFARRMLTVANCAPTQHLSLWPDGAFVRVAGLVLVRQRPQTATGVCFITLEDETGIANLVVFHKVFEKYRREILQSRLLMVTGKLQKEGEVIHVVVHKCYNQNVLLQAMTETETPGLQFNTISYMNEATPGGQQKELLQKATQGELFPSRNFK, encoded by the coding sequence ATGCATTATACGGAATTACAAATAACGACGAACTTCAGTTTCCTGCGCGGTGGATCGCACCCGGAAGAACTGGTACAATATGCGGCCGGACTGGGCTACACAACCCTTGCTATTACGGATCATAATACCCTGGCAGGTATTGTGCGCGCGCATGCCGCGGCAAGGAAAATTAAAGACAAAGATGGGAACCAAAAGATACACCTCATTCCTGCCTGCCGCCTGGACCTGGCTGATGGTCCGTCCCTGCTGGCTTATCCTACAGATATAAAAGCCTACGGCCGCCTCTCTGCCTTATTAACACTGGGAAACCTGCGTACTGAAAAAGGGAAATGTATTTTATACAAAGCCGATGTATACAGCCATGCCGAAGGCCTGCTTTTTATTATGATCCCCCCGGATGCGCTGAATGCGCAATTTGATTTTGAAGCAACTTTTATAGAAGTGCTGAACGAGTATAAAAAAGAATTGGGCCATCGCCTGTACTTAGCGGCTTCATTTATTTACCAGGGACAGGATGTAAAAAGAATGCACCGTTTACATCAATTGTCTTTATTATACAAAGTACCGCTGGTAGCAGTTAATAATGTGCACTACCATAGCCCTGCCCGCCGGGAGCTGCAGGACATCCTTACCTGCATCCGCGAGAAATGCACCATTCAAACAGCGGGTTATAAGCTCTGTCAGAATGCGGAGCGCTACCTGAAGCCGGAAAAAGAATTGCAGCGCCTGTTTCGCCATTATCCCGATGCGATAGCGCATACACAGGAAATTGTTACTGCCTGCCGGTTTTCGTTGGATGAGCTGCATTATGTGTATCCGGAAGAGCTTACCAGCGAAGGACGCACGCCTCAACAGGAGCTGGAGTTTTTAACCTGGCAGGGCGCCCGGGAAAAGTTCGGAACGGATATACCGGAAAAAATAAAAGCGGCTCTTAATGAAGAACTGGCATTTATAAAGCGAAAGAATTATCCTTCTTATTTTTTAACCGTATATGATCTGGTGCGCTTTGCCCGCAGTAAGGACATCTTATGCCAGGGGCGCGGTTCTGCGGCTAATTCGGTGATCTGTTATTGTTTGGGCATTACCGCTGTAGACCCTATACAAATAAAGTTATTGTTTGCCCGGTTTATGTCGGACGCGCGCGATGAACCACCCGATATTGATGTGGATTTTGAACATGAACGGCGGGAGGAAGTGATGCAGTATATCTATGAAAAATACGGACGGCACCGGGCAGGCATTGTTGCCACCGTTACCCAGGTGCATTGGAAGGGCGCCGTGCGGGATGTGGGCAAAGCGATGGGACTATCTGTAGATGCAGTAACGCATTTATCGAAATCGGCATATGAATTTACGGAGGAATGGTTCGCGGGCAAAGCTTTGTCCAGTGATGGTTTTAGCGCCAAAGACCCCCATCTGCTGAAAACGCTGGAATTAACCCAACAGTACATGGGATTTCCGCGGCAACTAGGGCAGCATACCGGCGGTTTTGTGATCACCCGGGGGCGGCTGTCCGACCTCTGCCCTGTCCTGAACGCGCGCATGAAAAACCGCACCTGTATTGAATGGAATAAAGACGATGTGGAAGCCCTGGGCTTTTTAAAAGTAGATGTGCTGGCCCTGGGCATGCTAACCTGCATCCGCAAAGCGTTTGACCTGGCCCGGCAGCATTATGGGCTTCAGTTAACGTTGGCCAATATTCCGCAAAAGGATAAAAAAGTCTATGAAATGATCTGTCATGCAGATACTATTGGGGTTTTCCAGATCGAAAGCCGTGCCCAGATGTCGATGTTGCCGCGCTTAAAACCTGAGAACTTTTATGATCTGGTCATTGAAGTGGCCATTGTGCGGCCCGGGCCTATACAGGGTGATATGGTGCATCCTTATTTGAGAAGGCGCGAGGGGTTGGAAAAAGAAGTATATCCCAAAGAAGAATTGCGGGAAATATTGGGGCGTACCAAAGGCGTTCCCCTGTTCCAGGAACAGGCCATGGAAATTGCCATTGTAGCTGCCGGTTTTACTCCGGCCGAAGCGGACGGCCTGCGCCGCAGTATGGCCACTTTTAAGGCACAGGGGCAGGTAAGCCAGTGGCGGGAAAAGCTGGTACAGGGAATGGTAAAAAGAGGTTATGAAGAGGAGTTCGCACTGCGTGTTTTTAAACAATTGGAAGGCTTTGGCTCTTATGGTTTTCCGGAATCACATGCCGCCAGCTTCGCCTTGCTGGTATATGTTTCTGCGTGGATCAAATGCTATTATCCTGATGTGTTTGCCGCAGCGCTGTTAAATAGTATGCCCATGGGGTTTTACCAGCCGGCGCAAATTGTGATAGACGCCCGTAAACACGGAGTGCCCGTATTACCGGTGGATGTTAATTATTCTGCCTGGGACAATACGCTTGAAAAACAATCCAAAGGTTTTTGTGCGGTGCGTCTGGGCTTTCGCCAGGTAAAGGGGTTGAAGGAAGATGATTGTTTGTCGCTGTTAGCACAGCGGAAAAACGGTTATACAAACATCCATCATCTGCATGATGCGGGCATGACGCAAGCAGCACTGGAACGACTGGCCGATGCTGATGCCTTCCGGTCGTTGGGGCTGGATCGCCGGCAGGCATTATGGGAAGTAACTGCCCTTGCCGACAAACCCCTTGGCGTATTTTCCGGACAGGCCTCACCAGGTGCAACGGAACCTGTTATATCCTTGCCGGAATTAAGCCTGGCAGCACATGTATTGCAGGATTATAATAGTACTACCCTTTCCTTAAAAGCACATCCTGTAAGTTTTGCACGACGAATGCTGACCGTTGCAAACTGTGCCCCTACGCAACACCTGTCGTTATGGCCTGATGGTGCTTTTGTACGGGTGGCCGGCCTGGTACTGGTACGACAGCGGCCACAAACCGCTACCGGTGTCTGTTTTATCACCCTTGAAGATGAAACGGGCATTGCCAACCTGGTGGTATTTCATAAGGTATTTGAAAAATACCGCAGAGAGATCCTGCAATCACGACTATTAATGGTGACCGGCAAGCTGCAAAAAGAGGGTGAAGTGATTCACGTGGTGGTGCATAAATGTTATAATCAAAATGTCTTGCTACAAGCAATGACTGAGACTGAAACGCCCGGCTTGCAATTCAATACAATCTCTTATATGAATGAAGCAACTCCCGGAGGGCAACAAAAAGAGTTGCTGCAAAAAGCAACGCAGGGTGAATTGTTCCCTTCAAGAAATTTTAAGTAA
- a CDS encoding dihydrofolate reductase family protein, which translates to MRKIIVTEFITLDGVLQAPGGPEEDPSEDFKFGGWSAPYDDEASGKLMLKQMEPADLLLGRKTFEIFARYWPAHATFWPGIMEVNKYVLSNTIQQSDPIVTAWNNSHVLTDLAAIRELKNSTGSAIKVWGSGALVQLLLKHDLVDELWLKIYPLTLGKGKNLFADGPIPAAFALTESAITPGGVIFANYKRAGEVKTGTIGV; encoded by the coding sequence ATGAGAAAGATAATTGTAACAGAATTTATAACGCTGGACGGCGTACTGCAGGCGCCGGGTGGTCCGGAAGAGGACCCCTCAGAAGATTTTAAATTTGGTGGCTGGTCTGCGCCCTACGATGATGAAGCTTCCGGTAAGCTGATGCTGAAACAGATGGAACCGGCAGACCTTCTTTTGGGCAGAAAAACATTTGAGATCTTTGCCCGTTACTGGCCGGCACATGCCACATTTTGGCCCGGCATTATGGAGGTGAATAAATACGTTTTGTCCAATACGATACAACAGTCGGACCCGATTGTTACGGCGTGGAACAACTCTCATGTTTTAACTGATCTGGCAGCTATCCGGGAGCTCAAAAATTCAACGGGTTCTGCGATTAAAGTTTGGGGCAGTGGCGCGTTGGTTCAGTTGCTGCTAAAGCATGACCTGGTGGACGAGCTCTGGCTTAAAATTTATCCGTTGACGCTGGGCAAAGGAAAAAACTTATTTGCTGATGGCCCTATCCCTGCTGCATTTGCGTTAACGGAATCGGCCATTACTCCGGGTGGTGTTATTTTCGCCAATTATAAACGGGCAGGGGAGGTAAAGACGGGAACAATAGGGGTTTAA
- a CDS encoding ImuA family protein produces the protein MGQLRFHKTLFEQLQNEILQLQGLRAPLEAAQLSVGLDRLQDAFPDRAFPQSAVHEFISCTKEAAAATTGFMAGLLAPLMHRGCCLWVSTRPHPYPPALKLFGVEPDQVIFVTARNAVEALWTIEEGLKCPTLAAVVGEVPELSFTASRRLQLAVEQSHVTGLLHRCTVQPPGIVACTARWRITPLASSAVDDLPGVGFARWQVELLKIRNGKPGTWQVQWTPQGFAVTIPEKEAPPLVIQKTG, from the coding sequence ATGGGTCAGTTACGGTTTCATAAAACGCTGTTTGAGCAACTGCAAAATGAAATATTGCAATTGCAGGGCCTGCGCGCGCCGTTGGAAGCAGCGCAACTATCTGTAGGCCTTGATCGTTTGCAGGATGCTTTTCCCGACCGGGCATTCCCACAGAGTGCTGTTCATGAATTCATCAGTTGCACGAAAGAAGCCGCAGCAGCCACTACCGGTTTTATGGCCGGCTTATTGGCCCCCCTGATGCACCGGGGCTGCTGTTTGTGGGTAAGCACCCGCCCCCACCCTTATCCCCCGGCTTTAAAATTGTTTGGGGTGGAGCCGGACCAGGTAATTTTTGTAACGGCCCGTAATGCCGTAGAGGCCTTATGGACCATAGAAGAAGGGCTGAAATGCCCGACACTGGCCGCCGTAGTGGGCGAAGTGCCGGAATTATCCTTTACCGCATCGCGGAGGTTGCAATTGGCCGTAGAGCAAAGCCACGTAACAGGACTGCTGCATCGCTGCACCGTACAACCACCGGGTATAGTGGCCTGCACGGCACGCTGGCGTATAACACCGCTGGCCAGCAGTGCTGTGGATGACCTTCCGGGTGTAGGCTTCGCCCGATGGCAGGTGGAGCTGCTGAAAATACGCAACGGGAAGCCGGGAACTTGGCAGGTGCAATGGACGCCTCAGGGCTTTGCTGTAACAATTCCCGAAAAAGAGGCCCCACCATTGGTGATACAAAAAACAGGATAA